A genome region from Haliotis asinina isolate JCU_RB_2024 chromosome 11, JCU_Hal_asi_v2, whole genome shotgun sequence includes the following:
- the LOC137256551 gene encoding helix-loop-helix protein 13-like, whose translation MMAQPCSFYAQPEMTAMDGEDNYNNYSYDDGYAQYHNDTPDYPSCAYAGREPREIGEGGCEDENICLSKGPGLTPDSPPFQRYAANVRERKRMLNINSAFEELRLHVPTFPFEKRLSKIDTLRLAIAYIALLRDILMSRADPLEFVENSLRQGTDGQSEAIWNTSDLTARLSWVKWESLGVRRRPFLSSLPSKARNIAGDD comes from the exons ATGATGGCTCAACCATGTTCGTTTTACGCGCAGCCCGAGATGACGGCCATGGACGGCGAGgacaactacaacaactacaGCTACGACGATGGTTACGCTCAGTACCACAACGACACCCCCGACTACCCATCATGTGCATATGCCGGGCGTGAGCCCCGGGAAATTGGGGAGGGGGGTTGCGAGGatgaaaatatatgtctgtCCAAGGGCCCGGGATTAACCCCGGATTCACCCCCATTCCAGAGATACGCGGCCAATGTGAGAGAACGAAAACGAATGCTGAATATCAACTCTGCTTTTGAAGAGCTCAGACTTCACGTTCCGACATTTCCTTTCGAGAAGCGGTTGTCCAAGATTGACACTCTCCGGCTCGCCATTGCCTATATAGCACTGCTCCGAGACATACTAATGTCACGTGCAGACCCCCTGGAGTTTGTCGAGAACAGTCTAAGACAAGGGACGGATGGACAGAGCGAGGCAATATGGAACACAAGCG aTCTCACTGCACGGCTGTCATGGGTGAAGTGGGAAAGCCTAGGGGTGCGGCGTAGGCCCTTCctgtcgtccctcccttccAAAGCCCGAAACATAGCGGGGGACGACTGA
- the LOC137256549 gene encoding uncharacterized protein, which produces MASLTEQLKNCKLKKVTDPIKDFSSPKTAGYMSKEEITLYQNSVIDVNTEKWMHVLKELTFPTELCPLKIEEAKLFAKIYEKCYKNIDSQQICDLNWRETLTSDEEIKIDDVTKRLESVMEQFTTRDGFAFVKTSSRSAKDAPMVQRRFKDVYHKFLKAFHEDEQKNENIQITCLLRAAFDGLKVKTAEDVVDMMLRSERIYQDMLLALEIESRFEENFIVRKFVDIDVDMEFRGFVFGGELVALSQYNYLIFSQRLLDTGDHLKDILCKYFNDQVRPLMNGEEFPTAYIIDFAVCENGDKIWVIEINPFAETTDGGLFSWQHERHLLEGKEGFQFRIVKRPKPGAKAMLPQSIKALLK; this is translated from the exons ATGGCGTCCCTGACAGAGCAACTGAAGAACTGCAAACTGAAGAAAGTAACAGACCCTATTAAAGATTTCTCCAGTCCGAAGACAGCCGGCTATATGAGTAAGGAGGAGATAACTCTCTACCAAAACTCAGTTATTGATGTAAATACCGAGAAATGGATGCACGTACTTAAAGAACTGACATTCCcgacagagttatgtcccttgaaaATCGAGGAAGCAAAACTCTTTGCCAAAATATACGAAAAGTGCTACAAGAATATCGACTCTCAACAAATCTGCGACTTAAACTGGCGTGAGACGTTAACGTCAGATGAGGAAATAAAAATTGATGACGTCACTAAACGTTTGGAATCGGTCATGGAACAATTCACGACAAGAGATGGTTTTGCGTTTGTGAAGACTTCAAGTCGAAGCGCCAAAGACGCACCAATGGTTCAACGACGATTCAAAGACGTGTACCACAAGTTCTTGAAGGCATTCCATGAAGACgaacagaaaaatgaaaatatccaaATTACGTGTCTTCTCAGAGCTGCATTTGATGGCCTCAAAGTCAAAACTGCAGAAGATGTGGTTGATATGATGCTGAGGAGCGAACGCATCTACCAAGACATGTTGCTTGCTCTGGAAATCGAAAGCAGATTTGAAGAGAACTTTATTGTGAGGAAATTTGTTGATATTGATGTTGATATGGAGTTTAGGGGATTTGTGTTTGGGGGAGAGCTTGTAGCCTTGTCGCAATACAACTACCTGATTTTCTCACAAAGGCTCTTAGACACGGGGGACCATCTCAAGGATattctttgtaaatatttcaatgaccAAGTACGACCGCTGATGAATGGAGAGGAATTTCCTACAGCATACATAATTGATTTTGCAGTTTGTGAGAATG GTGACAAGATATGGGTGATCGAGATTAACCCCTTCGCCGAGACGACGGACGGCGGCTTGTTCAGTTGGCAGCACGAGCGCCACCTATTGGAGGGAAAAGAAGGATTTCAGTTCCGGATTGTAAAACGACCCAAACCAGGGGCCAAGGCTATGTTACCGCAAAGCATCAAGGCGTTGTTGAAATAG